From Astatotilapia calliptera chromosome 19, fAstCal1.2, whole genome shotgun sequence, a single genomic window includes:
- the pax1a gene encoding paired box protein Pax-1a — protein MEQTYGEVNQLGGVFVNGRPLPNAIRLRIVELAQLGIRPCDISRQLRVSHGCVSKILARYNETGSILPGAIGGSKPRVTTPNVVKNIRDYKQNDPGIFAWEIRDRLLADGVCDKYNVPSVSSISRILRNKIGNLSQPNQYESTKQASAQAGLPYNHIYPYSYPNTMSPTSTKMGSPPGVPVTAGHVSISRAWPSAHTVSNILGIRAFMDPTAIAGTEGYPPKMEEWGSVNRAAFPAAHTVNGIDKSAIDADIKYAQPSSTLSSYVPACAYSPTNQYGVYSGPAGGYVAPGHHHWQTQSPALSHPSSGMSMHAGEIHSPMTFKHQAREGDRKPPSPLSKPQQQQQQHEDLNSVHGLSLPTSSS, from the exons ATGG AGCAAACCTATGGAGAGGTGAACCAACTGGGCGGTGTGTTCGTCAACGGCCGACCTCTACCTAACGCCATACGGTTAAGAATTGTAGAGCTGGCTCAGCTCGGGATTAGACCCTGTGATATAAGCAGGCAACTCCGAGTCTCCCACGGCTGCGTGAGCAAGATTTTAGCGAGGTACAACGAGACTGGCTCCATACTACCCGGTGCCATCGGTGGAAGCAAACCCCGAGTCACGACGCCGAACGTGGTGAAAAACATCAGGGACTACAAACAAAATGACCCCGGGATCTTTGCTTGGGAGATCCGGGACAGGCTTTTGGCTGATGGTGTTTGTGACAAGTACAATGTCCCGTCGGTTAGCTCGATCAGCAGGATTTTACGCAACAAGATTGGAAATCTCTCCCAGCCTAACCAGTATGAAAGCACCAAGCAAGCCTCCGCGCAGGCAGGCCTCCCCTACAACCACATATACCCTTATTCCTACCCCAACACTATGTCACCCACTAGCACTAAAATGGGCAGCCCTCCTGGAGTACCAGTGACGGCTGGACATGTGAGCATTTCCAGGGCCTGGCCTTCTGCGCACACCGTCAGTAACATCCTCGGAATACGAGCCTTCATGGATCCTACAG CAATTGCTGGGACAGAGGGATACCCACCAAAAATGGAGGAGTGGGGTAGTGTCAACAGAGCAGCTTTCCCAGCCGCGCACACAGTCAACGGGATTGACAAGTCAGCCATTGACGCCGACATAAAATATGCTCAG CCTTCCTCGACATTGTCTAGTTATGTACCGGCGTGTGCTTACTCCCCAACCAATCAGTACGGGGTGTACAGTGGGCCAGCAGGCGGATACGTGGCCCCGGGCCACCACCACTGGCAGACGCAGAGCCCGGCTCTGTCCCACCCAAGCAGCGGGATGAGCATGCACGCAGGAGAAATCCACTCCCCGATGACCTTTAAACACCAGGCCCGAGAAG GAGACAGAAAACCGCCCAGTCCCCTGAGCaagccgcagcagcagcagcagcaacatgaAGACTTGAACAGTGTGCACGGACTCAGTCTCCCTACCTCATCATCATAA